In Sphingomonas sp. LR60, the following are encoded in one genomic region:
- a CDS encoding FliI/YscN family ATPase, giving the protein MLTRYAEDYLTTLALAGGRPKARVAGRLSSYDGLLMEAVGLSLPVGTVCKIGAEGGQQVEAEVIGFRNGRTLMMNLGGPAALLPNAPVRPLGPPGEAEVGAAMLGRVVDGAGNPIDGLGPIRGASRWPLAGHMQSPLDRGRVLAPMDVGVRAINGLLTVGQGQRVGIMAGSGVGKSVLLGMMVRAAQADVVVIGLIGERSREVADFLETKVAGEARKRSVVVAVPANHSPVLRIRGALRATAIAEAFRAEGKSVLLIIDSLTRVAHAGREIGLALGEPASARGYPPSAIAMLPNLLERAGSDVNTGGSITGIYTVLADGDDGNDPVVDSARSILDGHIVLSRAMAERAVYPAIDISKSISRVMNDIVPQHHQQAARILRRHLATYEENRDLVLMGAYRSGSDPAIDAAIAYQPAIMEFVRQDTHQMVSLGDAEMELVGVFGDA; this is encoded by the coding sequence GTGCTGACCCGCTACGCCGAGGATTACCTCACTACGCTCGCACTTGCCGGGGGACGACCCAAGGCGCGCGTCGCGGGGCGGCTCTCGTCCTATGACGGCCTGTTGATGGAGGCGGTCGGGCTGTCGTTGCCGGTCGGCACCGTCTGCAAGATCGGTGCGGAGGGCGGACAACAGGTCGAGGCCGAGGTGATCGGCTTTCGCAACGGCCGCACGCTGATGATGAACCTTGGCGGGCCGGCGGCCTTGCTCCCCAATGCGCCGGTGCGCCCGCTCGGCCCGCCCGGCGAGGCGGAGGTCGGCGCGGCGATGCTGGGACGCGTCGTCGATGGCGCGGGCAATCCGATCGACGGTCTCGGTCCCATTCGCGGCGCGTCGCGGTGGCCGCTCGCCGGGCATATGCAGTCGCCGCTCGACCGCGGGCGCGTGCTCGCGCCGATGGATGTCGGGGTGCGCGCGATCAATGGCCTGCTCACCGTCGGCCAGGGGCAGCGCGTCGGGATCATGGCCGGATCGGGCGTCGGCAAGTCGGTGCTGCTCGGCATGATGGTGCGCGCGGCGCAGGCCGATGTCGTCGTGATCGGGTTGATCGGCGAGCGCAGCCGCGAGGTCGCGGACTTTCTCGAAACCAAGGTCGCGGGCGAGGCGCGCAAGCGCTCGGTCGTCGTCGCCGTGCCCGCCAACCACTCGCCGGTGCTCCGCATCCGCGGCGCGCTGCGCGCCACCGCGATCGCCGAGGCGTTCCGCGCCGAGGGCAAGAGCGTGCTGCTGATCATCGATTCGCTGACCCGCGTCGCGCACGCCGGACGCGAGATCGGGCTTGCGCTCGGCGAGCCGGCCTCGGCGCGCGGCTATCCGCCGTCGGCGATCGCGATGCTGCCCAATCTGCTGGAGCGGGCCGGATCGGACGTGAACACCGGCGGGTCGATCACCGGCATCTATACCGTGCTGGCGGACGGCGACGACGGCAACGATCCGGTCGTCGATTCGGCGCGCTCGATCCTCGACGGACATATCGTGCTGAGCCGCGCGATGGCCGAGCGCGCGGTCTATCCCGCGATCGATATCTCCAAGTCGATCAGCCGCGTGATGAACGATATCGTCCCGCAGCATCACCAGCAGGCGGCGCGGATCCTGCGCCGCCATCTGGCGACCTATGAGGAAAACCGCGACCTCGTGCTGATGGGCGCGTATCGCAGCGGCAGCGATCCTGCGATCGACGCCGCGATCGCCTATCAGCCTGCGATCATGGAATTCGTGCGCCAGGACACGCACCAGATGGTGTCGCTGGGCGATGCCGAGATGGAGCTGGTCGGCGTCTTCGGCGATGCCTGA
- a CDS encoding FliH/SctL family protein, with the protein MYEADFVSGMPSRANAAALNRTRARSDIAPGFTPADLIARIEQAFGARPPAATGADDGSEEGTGDQPRHFSPADPDADPTAGWDMMDADAPIPASVEQIEAARIAGYHEGLADAAIAADAVVSRERELLEAVADAMKAGGAIDRVALADALRRTVTMLVTQLVGEIGVSAPLLAARVEVATDLLADASESAMLRVHPDDLPLLEGHLPDTVFPVADESMARGSFAMEAASTIVEDGPAMWLEELSAAIERAAVPAC; encoded by the coding sequence ATGTATGAGGCGGATTTCGTCAGCGGTATGCCGTCGCGCGCAAACGCGGCGGCGCTCAACCGCACGCGCGCGCGATCCGATATCGCACCAGGCTTTACGCCCGCCGACCTGATCGCGCGCATCGAGCAAGCCTTCGGTGCGCGTCCGCCGGCCGCGACCGGCGCCGACGACGGGTCGGAAGAGGGCACCGGCGACCAGCCGCGCCACTTCTCCCCGGCCGACCCCGATGCCGATCCGACCGCAGGCTGGGACATGATGGACGCCGATGCTCCGATCCCGGCGAGCGTCGAACAGATCGAGGCGGCGCGGATCGCCGGCTATCACGAGGGGCTGGCCGATGCCGCGATCGCCGCGGATGCGGTGGTATCGCGCGAGCGCGAGTTGCTGGAAGCGGTCGCGGACGCGATGAAGGCTGGCGGCGCGATCGACCGCGTCGCGCTGGCCGACGCGCTACGCCGCACCGTCACGATGCTCGTGACGCAATTGGTCGGCGAGATCGGCGTCTCCGCGCCGCTGCTCGCCGCGCGCGTCGAGGTCGCGACCGATTTGCTCGCCGACGCCAGCGAGTCGGCGATGCTGCGCGTCCATCCCGACGACCTGCCGCTGCTCGAAGGGCATCTGCCCGACACCGTGTTCCCGGTCGCCGACGAAAGCATGGCGCGCGGCAGCTTCGCGATGGAAGCCGCCTCGACGATCGTCGAGGACGGCCCGGCGATGTGGCTGGAGGAGCTTTCCGCCGCGATCGAACGCGCGGCGGTGCCCGCGTGCTGA
- the fliG gene encoding flagellar motor switch protein FliG, which translates to MSEVATASRIFTGVERAAVLMMLVGEEEAAAILQKLDPEEVRKLGTAMFAVADVSEEEVELVLDDFVGKARERTGITFNPGPKVEAVMTRALGRDKAESVLAQITPPEAVCEIDLLDWLDAKEIAAMLDKEHPQICAVLIANLDPAIGSQVLELLPELTQPDILHRIARLGPITPDAVDALRTLIASRTGGGHAGSGGSGSSTALQLGGAREAAKILQGARKSTEQRVMPKLLKMDRDIARQIEEAMFVFDNLLELDDKGLGTLIRNVDGDTLGRALKGVDEAARSRILGCMSARAASGIRDDMEARGPMKLSEVLEAQKAIIQIARNLAKDGTINLGAGDDDYV; encoded by the coding sequence GTGAGCGAGGTCGCGACCGCTTCGCGCATCTTCACTGGCGTCGAACGCGCCGCGGTGCTGATGATGCTCGTCGGTGAGGAAGAGGCTGCCGCGATCCTCCAGAAGCTCGACCCCGAAGAGGTCCGCAAGCTCGGCACCGCGATGTTCGCGGTCGCCGACGTCAGCGAGGAAGAGGTCGAGCTGGTGCTCGACGACTTCGTCGGCAAGGCACGCGAGCGCACCGGCATCACCTTCAACCCCGGCCCGAAGGTCGAGGCGGTGATGACGCGCGCGCTGGGCCGCGACAAGGCCGAGAGCGTGCTGGCGCAGATCACCCCGCCCGAAGCGGTGTGCGAGATCGACCTGCTCGACTGGCTCGACGCCAAGGAGATCGCGGCGATGCTCGACAAGGAGCATCCGCAGATCTGCGCGGTGCTGATCGCCAATCTCGATCCGGCGATCGGCAGCCAGGTGCTCGAACTGCTGCCCGAACTGACGCAGCCCGACATCCTGCACCGCATCGCGCGGCTCGGCCCGATCACCCCCGACGCGGTCGACGCGCTGCGCACGTTGATCGCCAGCCGCACCGGCGGCGGCCATGCCGGCAGCGGCGGCAGCGGGTCGTCGACCGCGCTGCAACTGGGTGGCGCGCGCGAGGCGGCGAAGATCCTGCAGGGCGCGCGCAAGTCGACCGAACAGCGTGTCATGCCCAAGCTGCTCAAGATGGATCGCGATATCGCGCGGCAGATCGAGGAGGCGATGTTCGTCTTCGACAACCTGCTGGAACTGGACGACAAGGGGCTGGGCACGCTCATCCGCAACGTCGACGGCGATACGCTGGGCCGCGCGCTGAAGGGTGTGGACGAGGCGGCGCGCAGCCGTATCCTCGGCTGCATGTCGGCACGCGCCGCATCGGGCATCCGCGACGATATGGAAGCCCGTGGACCGATGAAGCTGAGCGAAGTGCTCGAGGCGCAGAAGGCGATCATCCAGATCGCGCGCAACCTTGCCAAGGACGGCACGATCAACCTCGGGGCAGGCGACGACGATTATGTATGA
- the fliE gene encoding flagellar hook-basal body complex protein FliE → MSAIGGVGGVDRVMALRAQILERNAALNRTSGAASVAPAPAAGGAANATSFADTMQSAIAKVNDGQQKASALSEQYERGETVDIAKVMLARQEASVGFEATLQVRNKILSAYKDIMSMPV, encoded by the coding sequence ATGAGCGCGATCGGAGGCGTCGGCGGCGTCGACCGGGTGATGGCGCTGCGTGCGCAGATCCTGGAGCGCAACGCCGCACTGAACCGCACCAGTGGCGCGGCATCGGTCGCCCCCGCCCCGGCGGCGGGCGGCGCGGCGAACGCGACCAGCTTCGCGGACACGATGCAGTCGGCGATCGCCAAGGTGAACGACGGCCAGCAGAAGGCGTCGGCACTGTCCGAGCAGTACGAGCGCGGGGAGACGGTCGACATCGCCAAGGTGATGCTCGCGCGTCAGGAAGCGTCGGTCGGCTTCGAGGCGACCCTGCAGGTCCGCAACAAGATCCTGTCCGCGTACAAGGACATCATGAGCATGCCGGTCTGA
- a CDS encoding sigma-54 interaction domain-containing protein, which yields MRSIMPTATVERAHLTLVSSLRAQGFAVQAPAARPQPNVAYLVAAGEAVPAPARTLIVGDSGREVIPFRDGQPARIAYGHADAAVGNAFARALVGGPELPTAADPESLALLALAERVAQADITVLINGPTGTGKEVLARTIHLNSERRDGPFVAINCAALPETMLEAMLFGHQKGAFTGASSGGEGFFRAANGGTLLLDEIAEMPLNLQAKLLRVLQEREVVPIGATMPQPVDVRVVACANRDLQAEVAAGRFRADLYYRLSVFPLSTRELAERPQDIPALAATMILRHAGNRPTVPWPSDAAIARLVAHDWPGNVRELENVIQRALLFAGGDTIEAGHIVFDRPSAAPRATSGQSGDDNTLGQVVQFSEFAAIRETLAACGGSRIETAKRLGISERTLRYRLAKAREQGDDLAAGSGRMLSA from the coding sequence ATGCGTTCGATCATGCCGACAGCCACCGTGGAGCGCGCGCACCTGACGCTCGTCTCCTCGCTGCGCGCGCAGGGCTTTGCGGTGCAGGCCCCCGCCGCCCGTCCGCAGCCGAATGTCGCCTATCTGGTCGCAGCGGGCGAGGCGGTACCCGCCCCGGCGCGGACCCTTATCGTCGGCGATAGCGGGCGCGAGGTGATCCCGTTCCGCGATGGCCAGCCGGCGCGAATCGCCTACGGCCATGCGGATGCGGCGGTCGGCAACGCCTTCGCGCGCGCACTGGTCGGCGGGCCCGAGCTGCCCACCGCCGCCGATCCCGAGTCGCTGGCGCTGCTCGCGCTCGCCGAGCGGGTGGCGCAGGCCGACATCACGGTGCTCATCAACGGCCCGACCGGCACCGGCAAGGAAGTGCTGGCGCGCACCATCCACCTGAATTCGGAGCGCCGCGACGGCCCGTTCGTCGCGATCAACTGCGCCGCCCTGCCTGAGACGATGCTGGAAGCGATGCTGTTCGGCCACCAGAAGGGTGCGTTCACCGGCGCGTCGTCGGGCGGCGAGGGCTTCTTCCGCGCCGCGAACGGCGGCACGCTGCTGCTCGACGAGATCGCCGAGATGCCGCTCAACCTCCAGGCCAAGCTGCTGCGCGTGTTGCAGGAGCGCGAGGTGGTGCCGATCGGCGCGACCATGCCGCAGCCGGTCGACGTGCGCGTCGTCGCCTGCGCCAACCGCGACCTTCAGGCCGAGGTCGCCGCCGGCCGCTTCCGCGCCGATCTTTACTACCGCCTGTCGGTTTTCCCGCTGTCGACCCGCGAACTGGCCGAGCGGCCGCAGGACATTCCCGCCTTGGCCGCGACGATGATCCTGCGCCACGCCGGCAATCGCCCGACGGTGCCGTGGCCGAGCGACGCGGCGATCGCGCGGCTGGTCGCGCACGACTGGCCGGGCAACGTGCGCGAGCTGGAGAATGTCATCCAGCGCGCGCTGCTGTTCGCCGGCGGCGACACGATCGAGGCCGGTCACATCGTCTTCGACCGTCCCTCCGCCGCACCGCGCGCAACGTCCGGCCAAAGCGGCGACGACAATACGCTGGGGCAGGTCGTGCAATTCTCCGAATTCGCCGCGATCCGCGAGACGCTGGCGGCATGCGGCGGCAGCCGGATCGAGACGGCCAAGCGGCTCGGCATTTCCGAGCGGACGCTGCGCTACCGTCTCGCCAAGGCGCGCGAGCAGGGTGACGACCTGGCCGCCGGCTCCGGCCGGATGCTGTCGGCATGA
- a CDS encoding sigma-70 family RNA polymerase sigma factor → MSAEPMPQAFAAAQPVTLPLDGAPLTYKPRPRARDENALVREHLPLVRRLAWHVHGSVSTAIEVEDLVQVGLVALVEAVATFEDRGQVTLKQYLVTRLRGAMIDELRRHAAMTRGAIRRKREYTRAVNQLSHEYGRAPTERELATRLDVTPEKLRSEYAAAEAIKYESIDEVYADDQPWFASNEPDAFEQLSETQTRDQLIAAISGLPEREQLVIQLYHVEELNLEEIGQVLGIGAARVCQIKSAAHAKLKKAMTQR, encoded by the coding sequence ATGAGCGCGGAACCGATGCCGCAGGCGTTCGCCGCCGCCCAGCCCGTTACGCTGCCGCTGGACGGTGCGCCGCTCACCTACAAGCCGCGTCCGCGCGCGCGCGACGAGAACGCGCTGGTCCGCGAGCACCTGCCGCTCGTCCGCCGGTTGGCGTGGCATGTCCATGGCAGCGTCTCGACCGCGATCGAGGTCGAGGATCTGGTGCAGGTCGGGCTGGTCGCGCTGGTCGAGGCGGTCGCCACCTTCGAGGATCGTGGCCAGGTGACGCTGAAGCAATATCTGGTGACGCGGCTGCGCGGCGCGATGATCGACGAGCTGCGCCGCCACGCCGCGATGACGCGCGGCGCGATCCGGCGGAAGCGCGAATATACGCGCGCGGTCAACCAGCTGAGCCACGAATATGGCCGCGCGCCGACCGAGCGCGAGCTGGCGACGCGGCTGGACGTGACACCCGAGAAGCTGCGCAGCGAATATGCCGCCGCCGAGGCGATCAAATATGAGTCGATCGACGAGGTCTATGCCGACGACCAGCCATGGTTCGCCAGCAACGAGCCCGATGCGTTTGAACAGCTTTCCGAAACCCAGACCCGCGATCAACTGATCGCGGCGATTTCGGGGCTGCCCGAGCGCGAGCAGCTGGTGATCCAGCTCTATCATGTCGAGGAACTCAACCTCGAGGAAATCGGGCAGGTGCTCGGGATCGGCGCGGCACGCGTCTGCCAGATCAAGAGCGCCGCGCACGCCAAGCTGAAGAAGGCGATGACACAGCGTTGA
- the flhA gene encoding flagellar biosynthesis protein FlhA produces the protein MKLLAHARQGALPAAILLLVVLMVVPIPAFLLDVFFIMNITISLAVLMVALNAEKPLDFSSFPTVLLFATLFRLGLNVASTRIVLVHGHTGSAAAGHVIEAFGSFVIGGDYVVGLFVFAIIVIINLIVVTKGAGRVSEVSARFTLDALPGKQMAIDADLNAGLITPDEAKKRRVDVATEAEFYGSMDGSSKFVKGDAVAGLLILAANIVGGLILGPVSHSLTIAKAAQTYTMLAIGDALVAQVPALLLSIAAAAIVTRVKSEKDLAGQIGSQFGSARTWTPVAVILVLLGVLPGMPHFVILPLAAAAGFAAWKLNQIAKRPAIVETPPAIEAPDPSKIGWDEVSETMLVNLDIGYGLVPLVDERRGAPLMGRITGVRRQLSKEVGFVVPQVRVRDDINLPPYTYRVMLGGVCVGEDQVSPDEMLALDTGQGFGELIGKKAKDPTFGLDATWIATGDADVATGQGYLVVDSGTVIATHLNHALGANAGDLLGADEVQSLLDELKERAPQLVAALAPLPLTSLATVLKGLLSEGIQLREFRRIAAAISIAAQRSVDPVEIIELIRPELGSLIIAKLAGVREPLRVMTLEGGLEQLLGQAARQDPGRHVIEPELGRRIVDALQAAAQPLIAEAKPFALVVQPAIRVAIRKLVRTVLPDTPVMSFFEVPEDKAVEVVAIIGNQPQQQALAA, from the coding sequence ATGAAGTTGCTCGCCCACGCCCGCCAGGGGGCGCTCCCCGCCGCGATCCTGCTGCTCGTCGTCCTCATGGTCGTGCCGATCCCGGCCTTCCTGCTCGACGTCTTCTTCATCATGAACATCACGATCAGCCTCGCGGTGCTGATGGTCGCGCTGAACGCCGAGAAGCCGCTCGACTTCTCGTCCTTCCCGACCGTGCTGCTGTTCGCCACGCTGTTCCGGCTCGGCCTGAACGTCGCGTCGACGCGGATCGTGCTGGTCCACGGCCACACCGGCTCGGCCGCGGCGGGGCATGTCATCGAGGCGTTCGGATCGTTCGTGATCGGCGGCGACTATGTCGTCGGACTGTTCGTGTTCGCGATCATCGTCATCATCAACCTGATCGTCGTCACCAAGGGCGCAGGCCGCGTGTCCGAAGTGTCGGCGCGCTTCACGCTCGACGCGCTGCCCGGCAAGCAGATGGCGATCGACGCCGATCTCAACGCCGGGCTGATCACGCCGGACGAAGCCAAGAAGCGCCGCGTCGACGTCGCCACCGAGGCCGAATTCTACGGCTCGATGGACGGTTCGTCGAAGTTCGTGAAGGGCGATGCGGTCGCCGGCCTGTTGATCCTTGCCGCCAACATCGTCGGCGGGTTGATCCTGGGGCCGGTCAGCCACTCGCTGACGATCGCCAAGGCCGCGCAGACCTACACCATGCTCGCGATCGGCGACGCGCTGGTCGCACAGGTGCCGGCGCTGCTGCTGTCGATCGCCGCCGCCGCGATCGTCACCCGCGTGAAGTCCGAGAAGGACCTCGCCGGCCAGATCGGCAGCCAGTTCGGCTCGGCGCGCACCTGGACGCCGGTGGCGGTGATCCTCGTGCTGCTCGGCGTGCTGCCGGGGATGCCGCACTTCGTGATCCTGCCGCTCGCCGCCGCCGCCGGGTTCGCCGCGTGGAAGCTGAACCAGATCGCCAAGCGCCCCGCGATTGTCGAGACGCCGCCGGCGATCGAGGCGCCCGATCCCTCCAAGATCGGCTGGGACGAAGTGTCGGAGACGATGCTGGTCAACCTCGACATCGGTTACGGGCTGGTCCCGCTGGTCGACGAGCGTCGCGGCGCGCCGCTGATGGGCCGGATCACCGGCGTGCGCCGCCAGCTGTCGAAGGAAGTCGGCTTCGTGGTGCCGCAGGTGCGCGTCCGCGACGACATCAACCTGCCGCCCTACACCTATCGCGTGATGCTGGGCGGGGTGTGCGTCGGCGAGGATCAGGTCTCGCCCGACGAGATGCTGGCGCTCGACACCGGCCAGGGCTTCGGCGAGCTGATCGGCAAGAAGGCCAAGGATCCGACCTTCGGGCTCGATGCGACCTGGATCGCGACCGGCGACGCCGATGTCGCGACCGGTCAGGGCTATCTGGTCGTCGATTCGGGCACCGTGATCGCGACGCACCTCAACCATGCGCTGGGCGCCAATGCCGGCGACCTGCTGGGTGCGGACGAGGTGCAGTCGCTGCTCGACGAACTCAAGGAGCGTGCGCCGCAGCTGGTCGCCGCGCTCGCGCCGCTGCCGCTCACCTCGCTGGCGACCGTGCTCAAGGGGCTGCTGTCGGAAGGCATCCAGTTGCGCGAATTCCGCCGCATCGCCGCCGCGATCTCGATCGCCGCGCAGCGCAGCGTCGATCCGGTCGAGATCATCGAGCTGATCCGTCCGGAGCTGGGCTCGCTGATCATCGCCAAGCTGGCCGGCGTGCGCGAGCCGCTGCGCGTGATGACGCTGGAGGGCGGGCTGGAGCAATTGCTCGGTCAGGCCGCGCGGCAGGATCCCGGCCGCCACGTCATCGAACCCGAACTCGGCCGTCGCATCGTCGACGCGCTGCAAGCCGCGGCCCAGCCGCTCATTGCGGAAGCGAAGCCGTTCGCGCTGGTCGTCCAGCCCGCGATCCGCGTCGCGATCCGCAAACTCGTCCGCACCGTTCTACCGGATACGCCCGTCATGAGCTTCTTCGAAGTCCCTGAAGACAAGGCCGTCGAGGTCGTCGCGATCATCGGCAACCAGCCGCAGCAGCAGGCGCTGGCGGCATGA
- a CDS encoding transglycosylase SLT domain-containing protein: MTVATITSATQRVTSAIQRAAQRTGVDFDYLMGQARLESGLNANARSGTSSASGLYQFLDQSWLAVVKQHGAEHGLSWAADSIQKSGGRFTVSGGNRQAILALRNNPEVSALMAAEHASDNKGAIEAVTGREATGTDLYMAHFLGIGGARTFLSAMQSNPDRSAAAVFPSAARANRSVFFERDGSARSLSEVYQRFADKLGNGSDAAATAKANNQWQFAAQALSMGEDATVVTGTGQSATDALDWAKSALGQRGNQASLLRPSPDNARLAYMMLAGLGR; the protein is encoded by the coding sequence ATGACCGTTGCCACGATCACTTCTGCCACCCAGCGGGTCACGTCCGCGATCCAGCGCGCTGCGCAGCGCACCGGCGTCGACTTCGATTACCTGATGGGTCAGGCGCGGCTGGAGAGCGGGCTGAACGCCAATGCGCGCTCCGGCACCTCGTCGGCGAGCGGGCTGTACCAGTTCCTCGACCAGAGCTGGCTCGCGGTCGTCAAGCAACATGGCGCCGAACACGGGCTGAGCTGGGCCGCCGACAGCATCCAGAAGTCGGGCGGGCGCTTTACGGTTTCGGGCGGCAATCGTCAGGCGATCCTGGCGTTGCGCAACAACCCGGAAGTCTCCGCGCTGATGGCCGCCGAGCACGCCAGCGACAACAAGGGCGCGATCGAGGCGGTCACCGGGCGTGAGGCGACCGGCACCGACCTGTACATGGCGCACTTCCTGGGGATCGGCGGCGCGCGCACCTTCCTGTCGGCGATGCAGAGCAACCCCGATCGCAGCGCGGCGGCGGTCTTCCCGAGCGCCGCGCGCGCGAACCGCAGCGTCTTCTTCGAGCGCGACGGCTCGGCCCGCTCGCTGTCGGAAGTCTATCAGCGCTTCGCCGACAAGCTCGGCAACGGATCGGACGCCGCGGCGACCGCCAAGGCCAACAATCAATGGCAGTTCGCCGCACAGGCGCTGTCGATGGGCGAGGACGCTACCGTCGTCACCGGCACCGGGCAGAGCGCGACTGACGCGCTCGACTGGGCGAAGTCGGCGCTCGGCCAGCGCGGCAATCAGGCCAGCCTGCTGCGCCCGTCGCCCGACAATGCGCGGCTCGCCTATATGATGCTCGCCGGACTGGGACGCTAA
- a CDS encoding flagellar protein FlgN, whose product MNRRDALVRVIDMLHAEITALKTNDMNALERATSNKLRAIEDLRQLGDGPATPELRGLVEEADRLNDTCRIYVNLMAANVRRRLQLLSGQGGSSYSRGAAAYA is encoded by the coding sequence ATGAACAGGCGTGATGCGCTGGTGCGCGTGATCGACATGCTCCATGCCGAGATCACCGCGCTCAAGACCAACGACATGAACGCGCTGGAGCGCGCGACGTCGAACAAGCTGCGCGCGATCGAGGATCTGCGGCAGCTCGGCGACGGCCCCGCAACCCCGGAGCTGCGCGGACTGGTCGAGGAGGCGGACCGCCTCAACGACACCTGCCGCATCTATGTGAACCTGATGGCGGCAAATGTTCGCCGCCGCCTGCAACTTCTTTCCGGTCAGGGCGGCAGTTCCTACAGCCGCGGTGCCGCCGCCTACGCCTGA
- the flgM gene encoding flagellar biosynthesis anti-sigma factor FlgM, translating to MSAETHGCGHGGIDRISGDQNGVSSVATVQPAAKATPVAKAAPVTKQAGADAAQAPGALASAMAGSPPVNADRVQQIKTALVNGTFPLSPSTIADQFIALRYDWMSRNEQA from the coding sequence GTGTCAGCAGAAACCCACGGGTGTGGTCATGGTGGAATCGATAGGATCAGCGGCGATCAGAACGGGGTTTCCTCCGTCGCGACCGTCCAGCCGGCCGCAAAGGCCACACCGGTCGCCAAGGCGGCGCCGGTCACGAAGCAGGCGGGCGCCGACGCCGCGCAGGCGCCGGGTGCGCTCGCCAGCGCGATGGCGGGGTCGCCGCCGGTGAATGCCGACCGCGTTCAACAGATCAAGACCGCGCTCGTCAACGGCACCTTCCCGTTGTCGCCGTCGACGATCGCCGACCAGTTCATCGCGCTGCGCTACGATTGGATGTCCCGCAATGAACAGGCGTGA
- a CDS encoding flagella basal body P-ring formation protein FlgA, whose product MIALLAAASLTFQDTAAIDRAVAAFTTRPIGAEGGARAPVDARLRLATCGMVALSWRTDVHDAVVVACADPAWRIFVPVIAPPRAASATPAVVRTGAAAPTLRAEPVIRRGDSVTIEAGSDGFSITREGVAMADAAPGGRVMVRVNDSTRPVQAVAIDAGRATLPGWPE is encoded by the coding sequence ATGATCGCGCTGCTCGCCGCCGCCTCGCTCACCTTTCAGGATACCGCCGCGATCGACCGCGCGGTCGCCGCCTTCACGACGCGCCCGATCGGCGCGGAGGGCGGCGCGCGCGCACCGGTCGACGCGCGGCTGCGGCTCGCCACGTGCGGGATGGTCGCGCTGTCGTGGCGTACCGACGTGCATGACGCGGTGGTGGTCGCCTGCGCCGATCCGGCGTGGCGGATCTTCGTGCCCGTCATCGCCCCGCCGCGCGCCGCCAGCGCAACCCCGGCGGTGGTGCGCACCGGCGCGGCTGCACCTACCCTGCGCGCCGAGCCGGTGATCCGCCGCGGTGACTCGGTGACGATCGAGGCCGGATCCGACGGCTTCTCGATCACCCGCGAAGGCGTCGCGATGGCCGATGCCGCCCCGGGCGGGCGCGTGATGGTGCGCGTGAACGATTCCACGCGTCCGGTGCAGGCGGTGGCGATCGACGCGGGCCGCGCGACGCTGCCCGGCTGGCCGGAATAA
- a CDS encoding OmpA family protein yields MTDDDALLDVQPGRPVWLITLADLALLLVGFFVLLQANQTLTPRDLARGIAEGFGVEPTAEAMPVASHGVAGFAPGSAVLPQSTDALVAWARAELRDPRVRLTVTASTDGSAADVDPTSRSATVLAADRARAVAAALATGGVPDARLLLSTTPAHGPRAVAVTLAFAGESHSQGTAK; encoded by the coding sequence ATGACCGACGACGACGCGCTGCTCGACGTTCAGCCCGGCCGCCCCGTGTGGCTGATCACGCTCGCCGACCTGGCGCTGCTGCTGGTCGGCTTCTTCGTGCTGCTCCAGGCCAATCAGACGCTGACCCCGCGCGATCTCGCGCGCGGCATCGCGGAAGGCTTCGGGGTCGAGCCGACCGCCGAAGCGATGCCGGTCGCCAGCCACGGCGTCGCGGGCTTCGCACCCGGATCGGCGGTATTGCCGCAGTCGACCGACGCGCTCGTCGCCTGGGCACGCGCCGAGCTGCGCGACCCGCGCGTGCGGCTGACCGTCACCGCCAGCACCGACGGCAGCGCCGCCGATGTCGATCCGACGTCGCGCAGCGCGACGGTGCTCGCCGCCGACCGCGCGCGCGCGGTCGCCGCCGCGCTGGCGACGGGCGGTGTGCCCGACGCGCGGCTGCTGCTTTCCACGACGCCCGCGCACGGTCCGCGCGCGGTCGCCGTTACGCTCGCCTTTGCCGGCGAGAGCCATTCGCAAGGAACCGCCAAATGA